The Acetivibrio saccincola genome window below encodes:
- a CDS encoding PEP/pyruvate-binding domain-containing protein gives MFVGLDNYVNLDKVGNKAKSLMHLKNNGFCVPDGFVLDIDVYDEIIKENRLDLQINKLCFDISKENAKEISFSILKLFDEVKIPQNIVSEISKLIKNKKYAVRSSGFKEDLADFAFAGQYSTFLNVKGIDEICRAVIGCYKSMYEERVLSYMLDNGMDLKNMKMAVIVQEMVEADVSGVAFSVNPLSGSDKEIVIEAAEGAGEKVVGGKVNPERYIYSWFYKEEFYNKNNKLLNQEVFLKLSQKVLDIQILYGYPCDIEFAVKGEDIYFLQARPITKISYGGIEEQWTTANFKDGVSAGVCTPFMWSLYEYIWEYTLKKFVLDGKILKKSEWRKAGNMFFGRPYWNLSLVKTAMAKVPGYKEREFDNDLGVEPCYEGDGHVTQITPKTLIGILRMAMAQKKIAKNQMKNVGKLKRELLDKYFSYLKIFENEENIDEENTHNLEKIWYRLVKDDYLLSQGTYFWQIFINTINQPIFKKRLRKFVSESEYFNLIGGLDNISHMLPFYEMWQISRNIIENKNSFDFWCNSSVDEIREEYYKNSRENCIPLLDDFIKKYGYHSDKELDITYPCYSEDIESVIKTLKKIINMDDRLNPEYKRRKQEEAFKNQMQKLKEKLGKRKYLKYEKAIKKMRNMLWWREEFRDISTRFYYIIRLYTMRLAKVYVEEGVINTPEDIWYTKMEDVFNFIDNKITKEELQGIISRNKKYYQSFRNFLSENEIGGTTKLNSKKIIFITHDREKTKYNLNKKTKKLHIIKGIGCNDGRATGTARVIKNIEEIHRIQEGDILVTRFTDTGWTAKFAALKGIVTEYGGVLCHTAVVSREYGIPCVVCTKDATKLIKDGSKITIDGATGEIIKEGG, from the coding sequence ATGTTTGTTGGTCTAGACAATTACGTCAACTTAGATAAGGTGGGAAATAAAGCAAAATCCCTTATGCATCTTAAAAATAACGGGTTTTGTGTGCCGGATGGCTTTGTGCTTGACATTGATGTTTATGATGAAATAATAAAGGAAAACCGGCTTGATCTTCAGATTAATAAGTTGTGTTTTGATATCAGTAAAGAAAATGCCAAAGAAATTAGCTTTAGTATATTAAAATTGTTTGATGAAGTAAAAATTCCCCAAAACATTGTATCTGAAATATCAAAACTTATTAAAAACAAAAAATATGCAGTAAGAAGCAGCGGGTTTAAAGAGGATCTTGCTGACTTTGCTTTTGCAGGACAGTACAGCACTTTTTTAAATGTAAAAGGAATTGATGAAATTTGCAGAGCCGTTATAGGATGCTATAAATCAATGTATGAGGAAAGAGTCCTGTCCTATATGTTAGACAACGGGATGGATTTAAAGAATATGAAAATGGCTGTTATTGTACAGGAAATGGTTGAAGCTGATGTAAGCGGGGTGGCATTTTCAGTTAACCCTTTAAGCGGCAGCGATAAGGAAATTGTTATAGAAGCGGCAGAGGGGGCAGGAGAAAAAGTTGTGGGGGGAAAAGTTAACCCTGAACGCTATATATACAGTTGGTTTTACAAGGAGGAGTTTTATAACAAAAATAATAAACTTTTAAACCAGGAAGTATTTTTAAAGCTTTCCCAAAAGGTACTTGATATACAAATATTATACGGATATCCATGTGATATAGAGTTTGCCGTAAAAGGTGAAGATATATATTTTCTCCAGGCACGTCCCATAACCAAAATATCTTATGGGGGAATAGAAGAGCAGTGGACAACAGCAAATTTTAAGGACGGGGTATCTGCAGGAGTTTGCACCCCTTTTATGTGGAGCCTTTATGAATATATATGGGAATACACCTTAAAGAAGTTTGTGCTGGATGGGAAAATCCTAAAAAAAAGTGAATGGCGTAAAGCCGGCAATATGTTTTTTGGGAGGCCGTACTGGAATTTAAGTTTGGTTAAGACAGCTATGGCGAAGGTACCTGGATATAAAGAAAGGGAATTTGATAATGATTTAGGCGTTGAACCTTGTTATGAAGGTGACGGGCATGTTACCCAAATAACACCGAAAACTTTAATTGGAATATTGAGAATGGCCATGGCACAGAAAAAAATAGCTAAAAACCAAATGAAAAATGTAGGGAAGCTAAAAAGGGAGCTTTTGGATAAATATTTTAGTTATCTTAAAATTTTTGAAAATGAAGAGAATATAGATGAAGAAAATACACATAATTTAGAAAAAATATGGTACCGGCTGGTTAAAGATGATTACCTTTTAAGTCAGGGTACTTATTTTTGGCAAATTTTTATTAACACTATAAACCAGCCAATTTTTAAAAAGCGTTTAAGAAAATTTGTAAGTGAAAGTGAGTACTTTAACCTTATCGGAGGGCTTGACAACATATCTCATATGCTTCCTTTTTATGAAATGTGGCAGATATCAAGAAATATAATTGAAAACAAAAATTCCTTTGATTTTTGGTGCAACTCTTCTGTGGATGAAATTAGAGAAGAATATTACAAAAACAGCAGGGAAAATTGTATTCCCTTGCTGGATGACTTTATTAAAAAGTACGGCTACCATTCAGATAAAGAACTTGACATAACATACCCATGCTATTCTGAAGACATAGAAAGTGTTATTAAAACCCTTAAGAAAATCATTAATATGGATGACAGATTAAACCCGGAATATAAAAGAAGGAAGCAAGAAGAAGCCTTTAAAAACCAGATGCAAAAGCTAAAAGAGAAGCTGGGAAAAAGGAAGTATTTAAAATATGAAAAAGCCATAAAAAAAATGCGGAATATGCTTTGGTGGCGTGAGGAATTCAGGGATATTTCCACAAGGTTTTACTATATAATACGCCTTTATACAATGAGGCTTGCAAAGGTCTATGTTGAAGAAGGGGTTATAAACACCCCGGAGGACATTTGGTATACAAAGATGGAGGATGTATTTAATTTTATAGATAATAAAATTACAAAAGAGGAGCTTCAAGGCATAATCTCAAGAAACAAAAAATACTATCAGTCTTTCCGCAATTTTTTAAGCGAAAATGAAATTGGCGGTACCACTAAGCTTAACAGTAAAAAAATTATATTCATCACACACGACAGGGAAAAGACAAAATATAATTTAAACAAAAAAACCAAAAAGCTTCACATAATTAAAGGAATAGGATGTAATGACGGAAGGGCTACAGGAACTGCAAGGGTAATTAAAAATATTGAAGAAATACACCGCATTCAAGAAGGAGATATACTGGTGACAAGGTTTACCGATACAGGGTGGACGGCTAAGTTTGCTGCCTTAAAGGGGATTGTCACTGAATATGGGGGAGTGCTGTGTCATACAGCTGTTGTTTCTAGGGAGTACGGAATTCCATGTGTGGTGTGTACCAAAGATGCCACTAAACTCATTAAAGACGGAAGTAAAATAACCATAGACGGTGCTACCGGGGAGATTATAAAGGAAGGGGGATAA
- a CDS encoding anti-sigma-I factor RsgI family protein, producing the protein MEMEIEKLEKLLKKIDSKEISPSEELVTRTKERVLRELDLMDDSKRESPGKRVVYNKPRFRFAQLLAVVSCFALLIILYMQRSIFNKEIYAYVHIDINPSIEMTIDLNNIVTKVVAINDSSKEFLKDLKLNQKSLDRAVEDILEKSVESALINEESNNVIICAHLAETYSNEKKEVQNLNRILDNLKVLTSNYRDIKINAHTLMVPSEVFNKAKENNVSMSRYVLFKELEKRGFEYSIEDIKTEDVSYMLGKLTQRPEDDTKEDIKPKAAFTYTPEEITIGDVVKFDATDSEALQGSISQYSWDFGDGANGVGKTVEHRYTEVGNYLVKLSVTNNLGVTGTYTEKITVKLNSSNKTKFDWENGSTEGFIVSSDSSSISNTTEKSYEGTRSLKWDIAASGEEILEVCRDLYDIIPAGSTITFKIWVPLGAPVRAIQPYIMTFEGNYENYRWYSSWQRYGSLKKDAWNEFVIKLPEDLDMTLEQQIGVQCEIIGEGNFTIYIDLIEW; encoded by the coding sequence ATGGAAATGGAAATTGAAAAATTAGAAAAATTATTAAAGAAAATAGATTCTAAAGAAATATCACCTTCTGAAGAGTTAGTTACAAGGACCAAAGAAAGGGTTCTTAGAGAACTGGATTTAATGGATGATTCAAAAAGAGAAAGCCCGGGAAAAAGAGTTGTTTATAACAAACCCCGGTTTAGGTTTGCACAGCTTTTGGCAGTTGTAAGCTGTTTTGCACTGCTGATAATCCTGTATATGCAGAGAAGCATTTTTAACAAAGAAATATATGCATATGTTCACATAGATATTAACCCAAGCATTGAAATGACAATCGACTTAAATAATATAGTTACAAAGGTTGTAGCAATTAATGACAGTTCAAAAGAATTTTTAAAAGATTTAAAGCTTAATCAAAAGTCTTTAGACAGAGCGGTAGAAGACATTTTGGAAAAGTCCGTTGAGTCAGCTTTAATTAATGAAGAATCTAATAATGTGATTATTTGTGCACATTTAGCAGAAACGTATTCAAATGAAAAAAAGGAGGTACAGAATTTAAACAGAATTTTGGATAATTTAAAAGTGCTGACCTCCAACTACCGGGATATTAAGATTAATGCCCATACTTTAATGGTTCCGTCTGAAGTTTTTAATAAGGCTAAAGAAAACAATGTATCAATGTCAAGGTATGTATTGTTTAAAGAGCTTGAAAAGAGGGGCTTTGAATACAGTATTGAAGATATCAAAACCGAAGATGTATCTTATATGTTGGGAAAACTCACCCAAAGACCTGAAGACGACACAAAGGAAGATATAAAACCTAAAGCAGCATTTACTTATACCCCGGAGGAAATAACAATTGGCGATGTTGTGAAATTTGATGCTACAGATTCAGAAGCCCTACAGGGAAGCATTTCTCAATATTCATGGGACTTTGGGGATGGTGCCAATGGAGTTGGAAAAACTGTGGAGCATAGATATACAGAAGTTGGCAATTATTTGGTAAAATTAAGCGTTACAAATAATTTAGGCGTTACAGGTACTTATACAGAAAAAATAACCGTAAAATTAAATTCAAGCAATAAAACAAAATTTGACTGGGAAAACGGCAGTACTGAAGGATTTATTGTAAGCAGCGATTCATCTTCTATATCCAACACAACAGAGAAAAGTTATGAAGGTACCAGGTCTTTAAAATGGGATATAGCGGCTTCTGGTGAAGAAATATTGGAAGTTTGCAGGGATTTGTATGATATAATACCAGCCGGGTCAACCATAACTTTCAAAATATGGGTACCGTTAGGTGCTCCGGTAAGGGCTATACAGCCATATATCATGACTTTTGAAGGCAATTATGAAAATTACCGGTGGTATTCTTCATGGCAGAGGTATGGAAGCCTCAAAAAAGATGCATGGAATGAATTTGTAATAAAACTGCCTGAAGATTTGGATATGACATTAGAACAGCAAATAGGTGTCCAATGTGAGATAATAGGGGAAGGGAATTTTACCATATATATTGACTTAATTGAATGGTAA
- a CDS encoding UbiA family prenyltransferase gives MLKRLNIYFKEMYPIVPRLLLGIIIFLEIHFILLLNYGVKTFSIGIGEVVGSFTIFSFLFTLRIADDLKDYETDLVLFPKRALPSGRVKKKDLKIFVTILIFITCILNFAFMNNIPFFIILYIYGGLMSVWFFKKHKIQKSLPLALVTHNPVQMIMNIYIISYTCIKYDLYPFTLTSFLVALTLYFPALIWEISRKIRAPKDETEYTTYSKLFGYKKVTRFVLILTLIDVVTNFLLVYRLNRIAVLVLALNAAWITWKFISYMKDPTQYKIVNKVERYTYVLETTMVLVVAIYLLVGYI, from the coding sequence ATGTTAAAGAGGTTAAATATTTATTTTAAAGAAATGTACCCAATAGTTCCTAGACTTCTTCTAGGAATCATAATATTTTTAGAAATACATTTTATTTTACTTTTAAACTATGGCGTAAAAACTTTTTCAATAGGTATTGGAGAAGTGGTAGGGAGTTTTACTATATTTAGTTTTCTCTTTACCCTGCGTATTGCCGATGATTTAAAAGACTACGAAACAGATCTTGTTTTGTTTCCTAAAAGGGCACTGCCTTCGGGACGTGTGAAAAAAAAGGACTTAAAAATATTTGTTACAATTTTAATTTTTATAACATGTATTTTAAATTTTGCTTTTATGAACAATATACCTTTTTTTATCATTCTGTACATATATGGGGGATTGATGTCCGTCTGGTTTTTTAAAAAACACAAAATACAAAAAAGCCTTCCATTGGCATTGGTAACACATAATCCGGTACAGATGATTATGAACATATACATAATATCATACACATGTATAAAGTATGATTTATATCCTTTTACCCTGACAAGTTTTTTGGTTGCACTAACTCTATACTTTCCTGCCCTTATATGGGAAATATCCCGTAAAATACGTGCACCTAAGGATGAAACGGAATATACCACTTATTCTAAATTGTTTGGATATAAAAAAGTAACCAGGTTTGTGCTTATTTTGACATTAATTGATGTTGTGACAAACTTTCTGCTTGTATACAGGTTAAACAGAATTGCAGTTTTGGTACTGGCTCTTAATGCGGCATGGATTACATGGAAATTTATTTCCTATATGAAAGATCCTACGCAATATAAAATAGTGAATAAGGTTGAAAGGTATACATATGTACTTGAAACCACCATGGTTTTAGTTGTAGCAATATATTTGTTGGTGGGGTATATTTAA
- a CDS encoding carboxypeptidase-like regulatory domain-containing protein has translation MEIIAIPKDKNLKEISAKSDQNGYVKINILSKKEYEIIVKKEGYKSIVKENILLDVDEVVVSMKNGKKLSKEFSIDVLEPLPDEIFENVLNINKYITKYASEYFSNNENANIEELVEELQSILTQDERIKEVNNLNGTIEIVLSSGLRTFIQVVNYEDMETMPRGSSNSLQKINNFQEISEEEYQITDYDFLMSKDILIWSPFDTKWSEAAETVYIEEIVKESVYKYNLDILRDEYANIESLKEICEYGIIVFSTHGINGDWIVTGEKVEDSQKYRTEQQRGEVSIYNIIDKKEGNIESYYMVNSKWFERNIQGTFPKSIIINNSCESAKTELLWDVFKKKAHPHIMDTLIKLPMNM, from the coding sequence GTGGAAATAATTGCAATTCCAAAAGACAAGAATTTGAAAGAAATATCGGCAAAAAGTGACCAAAACGGGTATGTTAAGATTAACATTTTATCAAAAAAAGAATATGAAATAATTGTTAAAAAGGAAGGATACAAGAGTATAGTAAAAGAAAATATTCTTCTCGATGTAGATGAGGTTGTTGTTTCCATGAAAAATGGAAAAAAACTAAGTAAAGAATTTTCAATTGATGTGTTAGAACCTTTACCAGATGAAATATTTGAAAATGTTTTAAATATAAATAAATACATAACTAAGTACGCCTCAGAGTATTTTAGTAACAATGAAAATGCCAATATAGAAGAACTGGTAGAAGAACTCCAAAGTATTTTAACTCAGGATGAGCGGATAAAAGAAGTAAATAACTTAAATGGTACTATTGAAATTGTACTATCAAGCGGATTACGTACTTTTATACAAGTAGTAAATTACGAAGATATGGAAACTATGCCTAGAGGAAGCTCCAATAGTCTTCAGAAAATAAATAATTTCCAAGAAATCAGTGAAGAAGAATATCAAATTACAGATTATGACTTCTTAATGTCAAAAGACATTCTTATATGGTCTCCTTTTGATACTAAATGGAGTGAAGCAGCAGAAACTGTTTACATAGAGGAAATTGTTAAAGAATCTGTTTATAAATATAATTTAGACATATTAAGAGATGAATATGCGAATATAGAATCCTTAAAAGAAATATGCGAGTATGGAATAATTGTATTTTCAACACATGGTATTAACGGAGACTGGATTGTAACAGGGGAGAAAGTAGAAGACAGCCAAAAGTACAGAACTGAACAGCAAAGAGGAGAAGTGTCTATATATAATATAATTGATAAAAAAGAAGGAAATATAGAAAGTTATTATATGGTTAATTCGAAATGGTTTGAAAGAAATATACAAGGAACATTTCCAAAAAGTATAATTATAAACAATTCATGTGAAAGTGCAAAAACAGAGTTACTATGGGATGTTTTCAAAAAAAAGGCGCATCCACATATTATGGATACACTGATAAAATTACCAATGAATATGTAG
- a CDS encoding phosphatidylserine decarboxylase translates to MSVYVYNRETKNVYEEKQFKEKQLKFLYETLPGRIILKFISGKWYSRYSGKKNSKRKSIAKIKPFIEKYGIDMEEYEKKEYRSFNEFFTRKIIPEKRPVPKDNSILISVADSKLRYYKIEENLSIKIKNSIYTVEELLGDRELAAEFKNGTCLVFRLTVDDCHRYCYFDNGRLMRRKHIDGKLHTVRAISEKRHKVYCENFREYSVLLTENFGKAVQMEVGALLVGKIVNMEKLEFKKGEEKGWFELGGSTIILFFQENTVKIDEDIVSNSYRGLETKVKYGERIGKKYVKEVKYLF, encoded by the coding sequence ATGAGTGTATACGTATATAACCGGGAAACCAAAAATGTCTATGAAGAAAAACAGTTTAAAGAAAAACAGTTAAAGTTTTTATATGAAACCCTGCCCGGCCGTATTATTTTAAAATTTATTTCAGGAAAGTGGTATTCCCGGTATAGCGGAAAGAAAAACAGCAAAAGAAAATCAATTGCTAAAATTAAGCCCTTTATAGAAAAATACGGCATAGATATGGAAGAGTACGAAAAAAAAGAATACCGCTCTTTTAATGAGTTTTTTACAAGAAAGATAATTCCTGAAAAAAGACCTGTTCCAAAGGATAACAGCATACTTATTTCCGTTGCGGATTCTAAGCTAAGGTACTATAAGATAGAAGAAAACTTAAGTATAAAAATAAAAAACAGCATATACACCGTTGAAGAACTATTAGGGGACAGAGAACTGGCAGCTGAATTTAAAAACGGAACTTGCCTGGTGTTCCGCCTTACCGTTGATGACTGCCACCGCTATTGTTATTTTGACAACGGCAGGCTGATGAGAAGAAAACATATAGATGGGAAGCTTCATACCGTAAGGGCTATTTCGGAAAAAAGGCATAAAGTTTATTGTGAAAACTTCCGGGAATATTCTGTTCTTCTTACTGAGAATTTTGGTAAAGCAGTTCAGATGGAAGTGGGGGCGCTGTTGGTTGGGAAAATTGTCAACATGGAAAAGCTGGAATTTAAAAAAGGGGAAGAGAAAGGGTGGTTTGAGCTGGGGGGCTCTACAATAATATTGTTTTTTCAGGAGAACACTGTAAAAATTGATGAGGATATTGTTTCAAACTCCTACAGAGGACTTGAAACTAAAGTTAAGTATGGCGAAAGGATAGGTAAGAAATATGTTAAAGAGGTTAAATATTTATTTTAA
- a CDS encoding RNA polymerase sigma factor → MKTTEFQDIEGFNKGQKLLSLIDMYKNQVYRLCYRLTNNEFDADDLFQDTWVRVVRNIDSYDKNKSFETWIYTITINLYKDRYRKQKRWMNIIKDFFTNEKKDFELSKVPLDKFHPESLLIDKECTKELEAFLNGLPDNFRIPVILYYFKEMNYNQISDVLDIPVGTVKSRLSRGIHKLKKALEKGGYDYGNGN, encoded by the coding sequence TTGAAAACAACTGAGTTTCAGGATATAGAGGGGTTTAACAAGGGACAGAAACTTTTATCTTTAATTGATATGTATAAAAATCAGGTTTACAGGCTGTGCTACCGTCTTACCAACAATGAATTTGATGCAGATGACCTTTTTCAGGATACATGGGTAAGGGTTGTAAGAAATATTGACAGTTATGATAAGAACAAATCTTTTGAAACATGGATTTATACCATTACTATAAACTTATACAAGGACAGGTACAGGAAGCAAAAGCGGTGGATGAATATAATAAAGGATTTTTTTACAAATGAAAAAAAGGATTTTGAATTGTCAAAGGTACCTTTGGATAAATTTCATCCGGAGTCCCTTTTAATAGACAAGGAGTGTACAAAAGAGCTGGAAGCATTTTTAAACGGTTTACCGGACAATTTCAGGATACCTGTTATTTTATATTACTTTAAGGAAATGAATTATAATCAGATATCGGATGTATTGGATATACCTGTTGGAACGGTGAAGTCCCGTCTGAGCAGGGGGATTCACAAGTTAAAAAAAGCACTGGAGAAAGGAGGATATGATTATGGAAATGGAAATTGA
- a CDS encoding S-layer homology domain-containing protein has translation MKKSKKFIMLVLLISIVVQGLMGNITYSQNNSKDHTEKLFSDITNHWAKESINFLAEKDYVSGYVTDEGYVIKPDSKITRAGYLAVLLKTKKLEVIKEKTKEFTDIKDNNWFKEMVDIASSNGILEGYPDGSFKPNNPITRAEIAALLVKLNNWTLDELNLTIDNFIDVEKNSWFYSPVMICKERGIINGYSDKSFKPHNYASRGEAFTLVANYVKSLNSTELDREEIPAAPESAPENEPENTHQTVPTPTSTPTPRSNKSSGTSPKKNETSDLEIYVYNNNQEPLKKKWK, from the coding sequence ATGAAAAAAAGTAAAAAGTTTATTATGTTAGTTTTACTTATTAGTATTGTGGTACAGGGGTTAATGGGGAATATAACATATTCTCAAAACAATTCTAAAGATCATACCGAAAAATTGTTTAGTGATATTACAAATCATTGGGCAAAAGAATCCATTAATTTTTTAGCAGAAAAAGATTATGTGAGTGGATATGTAACTGATGAAGGATATGTAATAAAACCGGACTCAAAGATAACAAGAGCAGGATATTTAGCAGTGCTTTTAAAAACAAAGAAACTTGAAGTTATAAAAGAAAAAACAAAGGAGTTTACAGACATAAAAGATAATAACTGGTTTAAGGAAATGGTTGATATAGCTTCAAGTAATGGAATACTAGAAGGTTATCCAGATGGAAGTTTTAAACCTAACAATCCTATTACAAGGGCAGAAATTGCAGCCCTATTGGTAAAACTAAACAATTGGACTTTAGATGAGCTTAATTTAACAATAGATAATTTTATAGATGTTGAAAAAAACTCTTGGTTCTATAGTCCTGTAATGATATGTAAAGAAAGAGGAATTATAAATGGATATTCTGATAAATCTTTCAAACCTCATAACTACGCATCAAGAGGCGAGGCATTTACATTAGTTGCAAACTATGTCAAAAGTCTAAATTCAACTGAATTAGACAGAGAAGAAATACCTGCTGCTCCAGAATCAGCACCTGAAAATGAGCCTGAAAATACACATCAGACAGTACCAACACCTACAAGCACACCAACACCCCGAAGTAACAAATCATCTGGGACTAGTCCGAAAAAGAACGAAACATCTGATCTAGAAATATATGTTTACAATAACAATCAAGAGCCACTAAAAAAAAAGTGGAAATAA
- a CDS encoding CDP-archaeol synthase produces the protein MKKPIDGGMCIWDGKRLFGDNKTWKGFFGMMLGGTFLTIIWGLICGTNEFFEVNNFMYATRENTIGYNGIMGLSLGFVYAVFELPNSFIKRRVGITPGKTAEGFKKVIFMFIDQIDSILGCVLVVNMVYKMPLWFYFFYVLMGAVTHIVINILLYSLKLRDNMF, from the coding sequence ATGAAAAAGCCCATTGACGGCGGAATGTGTATATGGGACGGCAAAAGACTGTTTGGTGACAATAAGACCTGGAAAGGTTTTTTTGGGATGATGCTGGGGGGTACTTTTCTGACTATAATCTGGGGGCTGATTTGTGGTACCAATGAGTTTTTTGAGGTTAACAATTTTATGTACGCCACAAGGGAAAATACCATTGGGTATAACGGAATAATGGGACTTTCATTGGGATTTGTATATGCTGTCTTTGAACTTCCAAATAGTTTTATAAAAAGAAGAGTGGGTATTACTCCGGGAAAGACTGCCGAAGGTTTTAAAAAAGTAATATTTATGTTTATCGACCAGATTGATTCTATACTAGGATGTGTGCTGGTAGTAAATATGGTTTACAAAATGCCGTTATGGTTTTATTTTTTCTATGTTTTAATGGGGGCAGTGACGCATATTGTTATAAATATTTTGCTGTACTCACTAAAACTTAGAGACAATATGTTTTAG
- a CDS encoding CDP-alcohol phosphatidyltransferase family protein: MFIGKYNKSVILTYIGIAAAVLGIYFSFVKNIRYTLLCLIICGVCDLFDGAVARKCKRTEEEKLFGIEIDSLADIMNFVALPIAIFCGMGLTSLYNIIIYVVYALAAVTRLAYFNVNAKKSGTETPLKYYTGLPVTFSALIFTIFWFLNFYISEESFNVVYSLLMLVVALLFVLKIKVPKPKGAAYVVFALIAVAVSCFIIFSG, from the coding sequence ATGTTTATAGGAAAATACAATAAGTCAGTAATACTCACCTATATAGGAATAGCAGCGGCGGTTTTGGGTATTTATTTTTCTTTTGTGAAAAATATCAGGTACACATTATTATGTCTTATAATTTGCGGTGTTTGCGATCTTTTTGACGGAGCCGTTGCAAGAAAGTGCAAACGTACTGAAGAAGAAAAACTTTTTGGGATTGAAATAGATTCTTTAGCGGATATTATGAATTTTGTGGCACTACCTATAGCTATATTCTGTGGTATGGGACTTACAAGCCTGTACAACATAATAATTTATGTAGTTTATGCCTTGGCTGCCGTTACCAGATTAGCCTACTTTAACGTTAATGCAAAAAAATCCGGTACAGAAACTCCTCTTAAGTATTATACAGGACTTCCGGTAACTTTTTCAGCTCTAATTTTCACAATTTTTTGGTTTTTAAATTTTTATATAAGTGAAGAATCTTTTAATGTAGTATACAGTCTGCTGATGCTTGTTGTGGCACTGCTGTTTGTACTTAAGATAAAAGTGCCGAAGCCTAAAGGGGCGGCTTATGTGGTTTTTGCTTTAATTGCAGTTGCAGTTAGTTGTTTTATTATATTTTCAGGATAG